CCGGGAACTGAACGGCGTGCCGGTGCGCCTCGCGGCGCCCGAGATCCGGGAATCCCTGTCGCGCGGCACCGTGGACGGGATCGTGTTCCCGGTTCCAACGGTCAAGTCTTACAAGCTGCAGGACCTCATCAAGTCGGGTACGCGCGGCGCCAAGCTGGCGACCGTGGCAACCGGCTACATGATCAGCGACGCTGCCTGGGCGAAGCTGCCCGCCGACGTGCAGGCCGTCATCGAGGCCGTGGGCGACGAGGCCATGCAGCGTGTCTGCGCGCACGTCGACAAGGACGTGGCCGCGACCTTCGAGACCTTCGAGCAGGCCGGCATCACGATTGCCGACGTGTCCGCGCAGGAACAGCAGGTGCTGCAGGACGTCTTCGCGAAGGTTCGCGAGGACTGGGCCAAAGGGCTCGACGCACGCGGCCTTCCGGGGTCGGACGCCCTCGTGGCCTTCAATGACGTGCTCGCGGCCACCAACTGACCATGCGGCTGATCGATTTCTTCGACCGGGGCGTCTCTCGGGCGCCCCGGTCCGTGTGTCTCACGGACGGCGAGACGGCGCTGACCTATGCCGAGGTTGCGGCCTCTTCCCACCGCATCGCCGCCGCGCTCGCAGATGCAGGCGTGACGCCCGGCGACGTCGTCGCGACCGTCAGCCCGAACCACGTCCGCTATCTCGAGGCGGTGCTCGGCATCGTCCGGGCCGGCGCGGTCTGGCTGCCGGTGAACGCGCGCTATGGCGCGGACGAGATGGCGCACGCGCTCAGGAGCAACGACGCCTGCTTCGTCTTCACCCATTCGGCGCACCTGGACGCGGTCCGGACGGCCTGCGGCACGCTGCCGGACATGCGCGGCATCGTCTGCATCGACACGGCCGTGCCCGGCGCCCCCGGCCTGGCGGACTGGTCCCGAGGCTACCCGCATACCGGTATCGATGTTCCCCAAGGACCCGACACGGTGGTCGCGATCCGCAGCACGGGCGGCACCACCGGCCCGTCCAAGGGCGTGATGATTAGCAACCGCAACTACGAGACGCTGTTCGCCTGCCTGTTCTCGACCCTTCCTTTCCCCGCAGGCCCCGTCCACCTTGCGGCGGCGCCGCTAAGTCACGCCGCAGGAACGATGGCGCTCGCCACCATGATCCACGGCGGACGCACGCGCGTCATGCCACGCTTCACGCCGGGGGACGTCCTGCGGTTGATCGAGGAGGAGCGCGTCACCCACATATTCCTCACGCCGACCATGATCTACATGCTGCTCAACGACCCGGAGATCGGGGCGCACGACTGCTCCTCGCTGCACACGGTCATCTATTCCGGGGCGCCGATGTCGGTCGACAAGCTGACCCAGGCGATCGCGCGCTTCGGCCCGGTCTTCGCGCAGGCGTTCGGCCAGGCGGAGGCGCCCTTCTTCTGCACCATCCTGCCGCAATCGGAACACGTGCCCCTTGACGACCCGGCCGTCGCCCGGCGCCTGAAAAGCTGCGGGCAGAGCACGCCGTTCGTCCGCGTCGAGATCATGGACCCGGAAGGCCGCCTCCTGCCGCCGGGCGAGCGCGGCGAGATCGTCGTCAAGGGCGACCTCGTCATGAAGGGCTACTACAACAACCCGGAAGCGACCGAGAAGGCCGGGCGCTTCGGCTGGCACCACACCGGCGACATCGGCTACAAGGACGAGGATGGATATCTCTACCTCGTCGACCGCGAACGCGACGTGATCATCAGCGGCGGGTTCAACATTTTCCCCACGGAAATCGAGCAGGTCATCTGGTCCCATCCCGGTGTGCAGGATTGCGCCGTGATCGGCGTGCCGGACGACATCTGGGGCGAGGCCGTGAAGGCGGTCGTCCAGCCGCGTCCGGGCGCAACCCTCAGCGAGGCCGAGATCACCGCCCTGTGCCGCGAACGTCTCGGCGGCATGAAGACGCCGAAGTCGGTCGAGTTCTGGCCCGACCTGCCGCGGAGCCCCGTCGGCAAAGTATTGAAGCGCGACATCCGCAGCCGGTTCTGGAAGGACCGCGACCGCGCGGTTTAGCGCGATCGGGAGGTTCGGCCCGCATCAACCTGCCCGGCGGCAAGGACAGGTACGCCTTCCCTTTCCTGACGGCTCTCCCACGGCAAATCGATCCGCTGACACACCCTGAACAACACAGCAGGTCAGAATTGCGCGAGGCTGTCTGAAACTGGCGCCTTCCTACGCCCCGCCGGGCCTGCGCTCCACGAGAACGCCGGCGTCGCGCCAGGTGCGAACCTCATCGTCTTCAAAGCCGAGGCCGGTCAGTACCGACGCGCCATCCTGGCCCAGCCATGGCGCGGGCCTGGCATGGGCCGTCGAGACGCCCTCCAGCCGGACAATCGGCCCCGGGGCACGGGTCCGCCCTTCAGTCGGATGGTCAAGTTCCACCACGTAGCCCAGCGCCTCGAGATCGCCCGAGGCAATCAGGTCCTCCACCGAGCGAACCGGCGCGGCCGGGATGCCGGTCTGTCGCGCGATCTCCATCCAGTGAGCCGTGCGGCGTGCTGGCAGCATTTCCGCGAGCAGGGCGTAGAGGTCGCCCACCTCGGCATTCCGGCGGGCCGTGTCGGTCACCCGCGGATCCCCGGCGAGATCGGGCCTGCCCGCCGCGCGGAAGAAGTCCTGCCAGTTCCTCTGCGAATAGGGCGTGATCGCGATGTATCCGTCGGCGGTCCGCATCGGCCGGCGGTAGGGTGTCTTGAGGCGGGCATAGCCGGGTGCTCCGGCTCGCGGCAAGAAGGCGTCCCCGCCCAGTTGCTCGATCAGGGTGAAGGTCGCGAGGGCCTCGAACATCGGAAGGCTCACGGCCTGGCCCCGGCCCGTCCGGGTACGGGCGAGCAATGCGCCGAGGATCGCCTGCGTCAGAAGGAGGCCGGCGACCTTGTCGGCGATGAGGCCGGGCACGTAGCGTGGCTCCTGCCCCTCGCCAGCGAACAGGGCCGCGACGCCCGATGCCGCCTGGATCACGTCGTCGACGGCCGGATCCTTCTCCCGGGCAGTGCCGGCGGCGAAGCCAGAGGCCGAGCAATGGATCAGGCGCGGGTTCTGGGCGCACAGGGTCTCGGCGTCGATACCGAGACGGCGAGCTGCCTCCGGGCGCATGTTGTGCACCACCACATCGGCCCATTGCGCAAGGCGGGCGAGGATCTCCCTCGCCTCAGGCCGCTTGAGATCGAGCGCGAGCGAGCGCTTGTTGCGGTTGAGCGCGAGATAGATCGCCCCCATGCCGGCATGGCGGGCCGCGCCGCCGTTGCGGATGGCGTCGCCCTCGGGCGGCTCGACCTTGACCACGTCGGCCCCCATGTCCGCAAGGCAGAGCGTGGCAAGCGGGCCCAGCACGATTGCCGTGAGGTCGAGCACGCGGATACCCGCAAGCGGTCCCTCCGCTACCGGATCCGCGCTCATGCCGGGATGAACCCATCCTTGCCGAGCGGCGGGGAGTAGATGACGACGACCTTGGCTGGCGTCTCGCCCGTCACCACGAACAGGTGCGCGACCCCGGGCGGGATGCGGACGACGGCACCCGCCGAGATCGTGCGCGGAGGCTCGTCGCCAAGCTCGAGCCGCCCCTCCCCCTCCAGGAGCAGGATGATCTGCCACTCGGTCGCGTGCTTGTGACGGTCACCCATGCCACCGGGCGCGATCGTGCCGTGGATCACCTCCACGCCCGCGCCCAGCCCCGCCTCGACCAGCCTTCGGTTCTGCGTGCCTGAATGAAGTGGCGGGGAATAGACATCGAGGTCGTCGAGCGACACGACCATCTGCGGGGTAGACATGGTCATCCTCCGGATATGTTGGATAGCTGGGGCAGCCAGAGCGACAGTTCCGGCAGCGCGACGAGGATCGCGAGCACGACGAGTTCGGCGAGCACAAAGGGTGCGACGCCGCGGGCGACCGTCCCGACCGGCACCTTGGCGGTACCGCTCACGATGAAGAGATTGAGCCCGACGGGCGGTGTGATCAGGCCGATCTCGGCGGTCTTGACCACGATCACGCCAAGCCAGATCGGGTCGTAGCCAAGCCCCGTCAGGAGCGGAAAGATCAGCGGCATGGTGATGATCAGGATGGCGATCTGATCGAGGAAGACCCCCAGGACCAGCAGCACCGCCAGAACGAGCAACAGGACGGGAAACGGCCCGAGCCCGGCGGCTTCCACCAGCAATAGCGTCTTCTGCGGCGCCCCGCTCAAGGTGAGGAACACCGCAAACACGGCCGAAAAGGCAATGATGCCGAGGATCATGGCGCTGCTGCGGGTGGCCCGCACGAGGGCGCGCGACAGGTTCTCCCGGCCCATGCGTCCCATGGCGAGCGCAATCAGCATCGCGCAGAGCGCCCCGAGCGCGCCCACCTCGGTCGGCGTGACAATCCCGGTGTAGATCAAAACGATCATGGCCGTCAGCAGGACGAACATCGGCAGGGCAGGAAGGCTCGCCCGCACCCGCTCTTCCATAGGCATGCGCGGCATGGACTCCGCCACGTGGTCAGGCCGCATCCGGATGACGAACTGGATCGTGATGACGAATGCCACCGCCGTCAGCAAGCCTGGGATCAGGCCCGCGATCAGCAGCTTGCCGACGGACGTTTCCGTCAGGATGCCGTAGAGCACGAGCGCGATCGATGGCGGAATCATGATCGCGAGCGTGCCCACGGCGGCAAGCGCGCCCGTGGAGAATGACGAGGAATAGCCGTAGCGCCGCATCTCCGGATGGATGGCCGAGGAGAGTGTCGCAGCCGCTGCGCTCGATGAACCGCAGACCGCGGCGAGCAGCACGCCGCCCGATACCGCCGCATAGGCGAGTCCGCCGCGCAGATGCCCGACCCAGCTGTTCGTCGCCCGGAACAGGTCGCGCGTGATGTTCGACGCGCCCATCAGTTCCGCCATGAGGATGAACATGGGCAGCGTGGACAGTGTGTAGCTTGCGACATGCTCATAGGGGCCGGCCTTGAGAACGCCGATCAGCGGGTAGATCCCGCCTACCGCGTAGAGCCCCACCATGCCGGCGATCAGCATCGCGAAAGAGACAGGAACCGCGAAGAGCAGGAGGGCGAACAGGAGTAGGAGAATGCCGGCGACGAGCATGGGTCTATTCCGCCCCGCCCGTGGCAGCCGTTTCAGGCAACTCGCCCGCCTCGCGCGGGCGCAGGATATCGAGCGCGAGACGCGCCGACAGAAGCGCCACGCCGAGCGGCATCCAGAGGTAGCTGAGGTAGAGCGGCCACTGGATCACACCGAAGGTCGTCTCCCGCTCCGCGATGCGGCGCAACGCTTCCTCCGTCGCAAACCACAGAAGCACGCCGAAGGCGGCAAGCAACATGGCGGAGACGAGCCGGGGCCAGAGGTTGCCCGGCGCGCGCTTCAGCCAGCGCTCCATGAGCTCCAGCCGGACCTGTCCACCGGTCACATAGCTGCGCGGCAGCGCCATGAACGCCACCACCACCATGAGATAATAGGCCGTGAACTCGTAGGCGCCCTGGAGCGGCGCACCGAAGAGCCGCCCCAGGGCATCTGCCGATATGACGAGCATCATCGCGATCAGCGCAATACCCGCCAGAAGATCGGCTGCGCGTTCGAGCCGGCCAACCGCCCGCTCGATCCCGATCACGAGCCGAGGCACCGCTTGCGGGCAGCCGCCGCCGTGCCGTCTGCCCGCATCTCCTGCTGATAGCTGCGGAAGCGCGCCATCATGTCCTTGCCGGGCAGGTTGCGGCCCTCCATCTGGCGCTCCCATTCGGCATCCACGGCGGCAAGCCGCTCGCGGAACTGTGCAACGACGTTCGCGGGAAGATCGTAGACGGTCTTGCCCATGGCCTTCAGCGCCTCCTGCGCCTTGAGGTCGCCCTTCATCATGGCGCAGGCCGTGTGGAACTGCGCCTCGGCGCCCCCGTCAAGCAGCACCTTCTGCTGGGCCTCGGTCAGACCGTTCCAGACGTCCTTGTTGATGAAGGCCGCAAAGGCAACGCCCCCCAGCGAGGCGTTGGTCGTGAAGCTGTTGGTCACCTCCTCGAGCTTATAGGAGCGCATCGCCGAAAGCGTGTAGATCGCCCCATCGAGCGTACCGCGCTCGAGTGCGACATACAGGTCCGGGGCCGCCATCTTCACTGGCACAAGGCCGAGTTCCTTGGCCGCCAGTTCGCCTGTCGACCCGGCGACGCGCGTCTTCATGCCTGAAAGCTGGGAGATATCGGTGACCTCGTCGTCGCGCTTCATGAGAAGCTGGTACGGCGGCGTCACCACGACCCAGAGCAGCTTCACATTGTTGCGGTCGAAGTCGATCGCGGCCAGGTCCTTCTCGGCCAGCTTCACGAATGGGGCGTACCCGTCGAAGCTGTCCTCGTAGAGACCGGGAAGTTCCATCATGGTGGCGAGCGGCATCCGCTCGGTCACATAGCTGATACCGACGAGCGCAATCTCGGCCACCCGGTTGCGCACCACGTCCAGCATGGAGTTTGCCTTGCCAAGCTGCTGCCCGGGGAAGTGCTGGATCGTGAGATCCGCCTCAGGATGCGCCTTCACGTGATCGAAGAAGGCCTGCGTCCCCTCGCGCGTGATGATGTGCGTCGCCGGGAACTGGTCCGCGACCTTCAGTTCGACCGCGTGCGCCGTCGCCGCGGCACCGAGACCGAACGCGGCGCCCGCAAGTTTCAGGGCAAGATTGCGACCGCGCTTACGCGGTGTCCGGATCCTGCTCATGCGTGTTTCCTCCCTCTCGCTGGTTCTTGAGTTTCTGGTTGTCTGTAGCTGGCGTCCTGCTGCGCCCTTCCTTGGACGGCAGCCAGGAATCGATGGTGGCGAGGATCTCGTCGATGGGCTGGTCGAGAACCTGCCGGAACACCGATCCCGGATAGCGGTGCACGCCCGCTCCGACGACCGTCCCGCGCGCATCGACGAAGCGCCGGTCCACCCGAACGACGGGCGATCCCGATGGAATCTGCAGAAGGTCGGCATCCTCGAGACTGGCAAGCCCGACGGTCGTGACCTGGCGGCCGCGCGCGGGCCGCGGGGTAGCCTTGGTCATAAGCAGCAAGCCGACCTTGAACTGATCGTCAATGCCGGGCGGCAGGCTGCGGTAGGCATCGGCCGCGATGTAGAAATCGACGAGGCAAACCGGCACCTCGCCCCCCATGTGCAGGCGGCGCAGGTGGACATAGCTGTCAGCAGCCGGCGCCCCGTCCGCAAGTTCGGGCGGGACTGCAACGCCCTCGTTCCGGTCGAGGACCTTCACCGCTTCCTGGGGCCCGACGATCCAGGACTCGAAATAGCTCTCTCCCAACGCATCGCTTGCGTCGCGGCTGGCACCCTGCCGGTCGAGAACGAACGTGCCCCGCCCCTGGCGGGAATGGACGAGCCCTTGGGCGACAAGAAGATGCAGGGCACCGCGCACGGTGACCGGGGCCACGCCGTAAAGCTTCGAAAGCTGCGCCACGGTCGGAAGGCGCGTCCCGGCCGGCCATTCGCCGCTCGATATCTTGCTCCAGAACTCCGCCGCCAGGCGCCCGTAGGCGGTCATCCCGTCCCGGCCCGTCATCCGCTGCAGTTCTTTCTCCGGGAGGCTCTGTTGGTTCATCCGGCCCTCGATGCATTGATGCTATGATGCGCATCAATGTCTTAAAGGGTCAAGGAAGACCTCTCCACACCCCCGCCCATCCGGCTCGGCTGGCGCATGGTCACAGGTAAGGCAATCATCCTCGTATCGGTTGAGTGCGCCCAATGCCTCCGGACATCGAGGAGGCACGGAAACGCCGGAAGAACTGCCCTCAGACCACAGCCCGGGGGAAGCCTGTTGAGAGGCGCACGAAGGGCATGCTTACCCCATGCCTACCCGGAAGATTCAAACGCGAAGCGCAGATTGCCCGGACGTTGAAAAGATTGGTGCCCCAGGCCGGACTCGAACCAGCACGCCCTTGCGGACAACAGATTTTGAGTCTGTCGCGTCTACCATTCCGCCACTGGGGCTCCTGAGGAGCGGTGCCTACCCGAAAATCCCCGTGCGCACAACTGCGGCGAGGATGCGCGGCCATGCTTGGCGGACGGGGACGGCGGTGCTAAAGCCTCGCGACCGCCGCCATAGCGACAAGGGCACGCGCCGCCGATGATTCGCCGCCTCTACGACTGGACCATCGCCCAGGCGCAAACGCCCCACGCCCTGTGGACGCTGGCCTTCATCTCCTTCATCGAGAGCTCGGTCTTCCCGATCCCGCCGGACGTCCTCCTGCTGCCTATGGTGCTGGCCGCGCCGCACCGGGCCTGGCGGATTGCGGCGGTCTGCACCGTCGCCTCGGTGCTCGGCGGGCTCGCGGGCTATGGCATCGGCTATCTTCTCTACGAGGAGGTCGGCCGCCCGGTGCTGGAGTTCTACGGCAAGGCGGACCAGATCGCGGCCTTCCGCGAGATGTACGGCGAATGGGGCGCGTGGATCGTCTTCGGGGCGGGGCTCACGCCCTTTCCCTACAAGGTGATCACGATCATGAGCGGGGCGATGACGCTCGACCTCGTGGTCTTCATGGTCGCGAGCGTGCTGTCGCGCGGCCTGCGGTTCTTCCTCGTGGCCGCGCTGCTGTGGAAGTTCGGCCGCCCGATCCGCACCTTCATCGAGGCGCGCCTGGGATTGCTGACCACGATCTTCTTCGTGCTTCTGCTGGGCGGGTTCGTCGCGATCCGCTATCTCTTCTAAAGGCAGGCTGCGGCAAGCCGCCCGCTGGCCAGCCGGACCGCAACGCGCCAGGATCATGCGCATGACGCTGCTTTCCGCCCCTCCCCGCCTCGCGCTCCTGCTCGTGGCGCTCGGCTCCGCCGCGCTGCTGGGCGGCGCGCTGCTGTTCCAGGAGTACGGCGGCCTGCCGCCCTGCAAGATGTGTATCTGGCAACGCTGGCCGCATGGCGTCGCCATCGTGCTCGGCCTGCTTGGCGCGCTGACACTCGGCGGGCGCCCGGCGCAGGCGCGCGGCGCACTCCTCCTCGTGGCGGCGGCCGTCGCCGTGTCCGGCGCCATCGGGGTGTTTCACGCGGGCGTGGAGTACGGCTTCTGGACCGGCCCCACCGATTGCAGCGGGGCGGCATCCGGCGGCAGTC
This is a stretch of genomic DNA from Futiania mangrovi. It encodes these proteins:
- a CDS encoding class I adenylate-forming enzyme family protein translates to MRLIDFFDRGVSRAPRSVCLTDGETALTYAEVAASSHRIAAALADAGVTPGDVVATVSPNHVRYLEAVLGIVRAGAVWLPVNARYGADEMAHALRSNDACFVFTHSAHLDAVRTACGTLPDMRGIVCIDTAVPGAPGLADWSRGYPHTGIDVPQGPDTVVAIRSTGGTTGPSKGVMISNRNYETLFACLFSTLPFPAGPVHLAAAPLSHAAGTMALATMIHGGRTRVMPRFTPGDVLRLIEEERVTHIFLTPTMIYMLLNDPEIGAHDCSSLHTVIYSGAPMSVDKLTQAIARFGPVFAQAFGQAEAPFFCTILPQSEHVPLDDPAVARRLKSCGQSTPFVRVEIMDPEGRLLPPGERGEIVVKGDLVMKGYYNNPEATEKAGRFGWHHTGDIGYKDEDGYLYLVDRERDVIISGGFNIFPTEIEQVIWSHPGVQDCAVIGVPDDIWGEAVKAVVQPRPGATLSEAEITALCRERLGGMKTPKSVEFWPDLPRSPVGKVLKRDIRSRFWKDRDRAV
- a CDS encoding CaiB/BaiF CoA transferase family protein; the encoded protein is MSADPVAEGPLAGIRVLDLTAIVLGPLATLCLADMGADVVKVEPPEGDAIRNGGAARHAGMGAIYLALNRNKRSLALDLKRPEAREILARLAQWADVVVHNMRPEAARRLGIDAETLCAQNPRLIHCSASGFAAGTAREKDPAVDDVIQAASGVAALFAGEGQEPRYVPGLIADKVAGLLLTQAILGALLARTRTGRGQAVSLPMFEALATFTLIEQLGGDAFLPRAGAPGYARLKTPYRRPMRTADGYIAITPYSQRNWQDFFRAAGRPDLAGDPRVTDTARRNAEVGDLYALLAEMLPARRTAHWMEIARQTGIPAAPVRSVEDLIASGDLEALGYVVELDHPTEGRTRAPGPIVRLEGVSTAHARPAPWLGQDGASVLTGLGFEDDEVRTWRDAGVLVERRPGGA
- a CDS encoding cupin domain-containing protein; the protein is MSTPQMVVSLDDLDVYSPPLHSGTQNRRLVEAGLGAGVEVIHGTIAPGGMGDRHKHATEWQIILLLEGEGRLELGDEPPRTISAGAVVRIPPGVAHLFVVTGETPAKVVVIYSPPLGKDGFIPA
- a CDS encoding TRAP transporter large permease, coding for MLVAGILLLLFALLLFAVPVSFAMLIAGMVGLYAVGGIYPLIGVLKAGPYEHVASYTLSTLPMFILMAELMGASNITRDLFRATNSWVGHLRGGLAYAAVSGGVLLAAVCGSSSAAAATLSSAIHPEMRRYGYSSSFSTGALAAVGTLAIMIPPSIALVLYGILTETSVGKLLIAGLIPGLLTAVAFVITIQFVIRMRPDHVAESMPRMPMEERVRASLPALPMFVLLTAMIVLIYTGIVTPTEVGALGALCAMLIALAMGRMGRENLSRALVRATRSSAMILGIIAFSAVFAVFLTLSGAPQKTLLLVEAAGLGPFPVLLLVLAVLLVLGVFLDQIAILIITMPLIFPLLTGLGYDPIWLGVIVVKTAEIGLITPPVGLNLFIVSGTAKVPVGTVARGVAPFVLAELVVLAILVALPELSLWLPQLSNISGG
- a CDS encoding TRAP transporter small permease translates to MIGIERAVGRLERAADLLAGIALIAMMLVISADALGRLFGAPLQGAYEFTAYYLMVVVAFMALPRSYVTGGQVRLELMERWLKRAPGNLWPRLVSAMLLAAFGVLLWFATEEALRRIAERETTFGVIQWPLYLSYLWMPLGVALLSARLALDILRPREAGELPETAATGGAE
- a CDS encoding TRAP transporter substrate-binding protein, coding for MSRIRTPRKRGRNLALKLAGAAFGLGAAATAHAVELKVADQFPATHIITREGTQAFFDHVKAHPEADLTIQHFPGQQLGKANSMLDVVRNRVAEIALVGISYVTERMPLATMMELPGLYEDSFDGYAPFVKLAEKDLAAIDFDRNNVKLLWVVVTPPYQLLMKRDDEVTDISQLSGMKTRVAGSTGELAAKELGLVPVKMAAPDLYVALERGTLDGAIYTLSAMRSYKLEEVTNSFTTNASLGGVAFAAFINKDVWNGLTEAQQKVLLDGGAEAQFHTACAMMKGDLKAQEALKAMGKTVYDLPANVVAQFRERLAAVDAEWERQMEGRNLPGKDMMARFRSYQQEMRADGTAAAARKRCLGS
- a CDS encoding GntR family transcriptional regulator, translating into MTGRDGMTAYGRLAAEFWSKISSGEWPAGTRLPTVAQLSKLYGVAPVTVRGALHLLVAQGLVHSRQGRGTFVLDRQGASRDASDALGESYFESWIVGPQEAVKVLDRNEGVAVPPELADGAPAADSYVHLRRLHMGGEVPVCLVDFYIAADAYRSLPPGIDDQFKVGLLLMTKATPRPARGRQVTTVGLASLEDADLLQIPSGSPVVRVDRRFVDARGTVVGAGVHRYPGSVFRQVLDQPIDEILATIDSWLPSKEGRSRTPATDNQKLKNQREGGNTHEQDPDTA
- a CDS encoding YqaA family protein, coding for MIRRLYDWTIAQAQTPHALWTLAFISFIESSVFPIPPDVLLLPMVLAAPHRAWRIAAVCTVASVLGGLAGYGIGYLLYEEVGRPVLEFYGKADQIAAFREMYGEWGAWIVFGAGLTPFPYKVITIMSGAMTLDLVVFMVASVLSRGLRFFLVAALLWKFGRPIRTFIEARLGLLTTIFFVLLLGGFVAIRYLF
- a CDS encoding disulfide bond formation protein B, encoding MTLLSAPPRLALLLVALGSAALLGGALLFQEYGGLPPCKMCIWQRWPHGVAIVLGLLGALTLGGRPAQARGALLLVAAAVAVSGAIGVFHAGVEYGFWTGPTDCSGAASGGSLDSLRAQLMAQTRVVRCDEVPWALFGISLAGWNALFSVALAGFALLAFRASAGGRRT